A single window of Tumebacillus sp. BK434 DNA harbors:
- a CDS encoding GNAT family N-acetyltransferase gives MKKRQPKPASKSLRATPAQSKKKTAAQPPTQSMARLHFRPRTDEDDSFISSITLLTLKDVFEASTNQPLTEAIILQLVNQTDTCVIIEQRGKPIGYYCYDKTSADRIYWGSLVLVPSKQAKGLGRKVVEHFVAEAKKQGVRRIDGHVQVKNEEAYHFWMSNGFQVAGREQNGSVPILFQIN, from the coding sequence GTGAAAAAACGTCAGCCCAAACCGGCCTCAAAATCCTTGCGAGCAACACCCGCCCAAAGCAAAAAGAAAACTGCTGCCCAGCCCCCAACCCAGTCCATGGCCCGCCTGCATTTTCGTCCGCGCACAGATGAAGACGACAGCTTCATCTCCAGCATCACCTTGCTCACCCTAAAAGACGTCTTCGAAGCGTCCACCAACCAGCCGCTCACCGAAGCGATCATCCTGCAACTGGTCAACCAGACCGACACCTGTGTGATCATCGAACAGCGTGGCAAACCGATCGGCTACTACTGCTATGACAAAACGTCGGCCGACCGCATCTACTGGGGATCGCTCGTCCTCGTGCCGTCCAAGCAGGCAAAGGGCCTTGGCAGAAAAGTCGTTGAGCATTTCGTCGCCGAAGCGAAAAAACAAGGCGTGCGCCGCATCGACGGCCATGTGCAGGTGAAAAATGAGGAAGCCTACCACTTCTGGATGAGCAACGGCTTCCAAGTCGCCGGCCGGGAGCAAAACGGCTCGGTGCCAATCCTGTTCCAAATCAACTAA
- a CDS encoding YheC/YheD family protein: MTLVGFLHTRKDPRKILKLYAFAAAAKAEGVEFFYFTAGRVNLNERTVRGLVLENGTWVEHNFPLPDVVYNDSSPSGPGEDIIDELREIIPFTSRSVGDKMTVYERIQDGRRFEQYLIPSLEVRDPREVLRYLNKHETVIFKPVWGHQGIGVVRLEKKGGDYTCLEKGVSVTCNKQELTQFLQERLDEVVHLVQPFITTKTQSGHAYDFRLHVQKNGSGNWVITSIYPRVAPSGSIIANLSSGGYAAILHSFLEREFAEQAYDIQRDLEQFALGMAEHMDEIYEESFDELGIDIGLDEKQKIWLFEVNWKPGVPPVFYLELDVAKNSIGYAAYLARRKGRK, translated from the coding sequence ATGACACTGGTCGGATTTTTACACACGCGCAAGGACCCGCGCAAGATCTTAAAACTCTATGCCTTCGCTGCCGCAGCCAAAGCGGAAGGGGTCGAATTCTTCTACTTCACCGCCGGCCGCGTCAACTTGAACGAACGGACGGTCCGCGGACTCGTGCTGGAAAACGGCACCTGGGTGGAGCACAATTTTCCGTTACCCGATGTTGTGTACAACGACAGTTCGCCCAGCGGTCCGGGCGAGGACATCATCGACGAGCTGCGCGAGATCATCCCCTTCACCTCCCGCTCGGTCGGCGACAAAATGACCGTCTACGAACGCATTCAGGATGGCAGGCGCTTCGAGCAGTACTTGATTCCGTCGCTGGAGGTGCGAGACCCGCGGGAGGTGCTGCGCTATCTGAACAAGCACGAAACGGTGATCTTCAAGCCGGTCTGGGGGCACCAAGGCATCGGTGTGGTGCGCTTGGAGAAAAAAGGCGGCGATTATACGTGCCTGGAGAAGGGCGTATCCGTCACCTGCAACAAGCAGGAGCTCACACAGTTCCTGCAAGAGCGGCTTGATGAGGTCGTCCACCTCGTGCAGCCGTTTATCACCACAAAAACGCAGTCCGGCCATGCCTACGATTTTCGTCTGCACGTTCAAAAAAACGGCTCGGGCAACTGGGTGATCACCTCGATCTATCCCCGGGTCGCGCCGTCGGGAAGCATCATCGCAAACTTGAGCAGCGGCGGGTATGCGGCGATCCTGCACTCGTTTTTAGAGCGTGAGTTTGCAGAGCAGGCGTACGACATTCAGCGCGACTTGGAGCAGTTTGCGCTGGGGATGGCGGAGCATATGGATGAGATCTACGAGGAGTCGTTTGACGAATTGGGCATCGACATCGGGCTCGATGAAAAACAAAAGATCTGGCTGTTCGAGGTCAACTGGAAGCCAGGCGTGCCGCCCGTGTTTTATCTGGAGCTCGATGTGGCGAAAAACTCCATCGGCTACGCAGCATACCTCGCGAGAAGGAAGGGACGAAAGTGA
- a CDS encoding ATP-grasp domain-containing protein codes for MLLIDRRSFVNQRLEFPDVHRMIHCDSLYDLEDLQKKIDMLKEQGKVIEAIVSFLEAHSQTAAVMAERNDLHYVSQEAILRMSDKIATREALSDTPYCPYYTVYDGSCKLADFIDDLTPHLPLVVKSPQSTGSKDVLKANTSDELLVHLTKLRDKYPEKPVLVEEYLDGPQYLVEVLVDDRGIHLVAVIEQEIMKKRRFIVIGYMVLAEMPRSLERSLTEAVSEIVKQIGLEKGACHLELRLVHGEWKLIEINPRISGGAMNRMIEVATGINLVQETIRLMVGERPRLKREHNHYVYTHYLTVRETGYLERVTGKKRAARLDGVREVFVKPRKGQKLYVPESMGHRYAYIIAVGDSKEAAKATAKRAGDEIKFSLTRKWSG; via the coding sequence GTGTTATTAATCGATCGGCGCTCGTTTGTCAATCAACGGCTGGAGTTTCCCGACGTCCATCGGATGATTCATTGTGACAGCTTATACGATCTGGAAGACTTGCAAAAAAAGATTGATATGCTAAAGGAACAAGGCAAAGTCATCGAAGCGATCGTTTCATTTCTGGAAGCCCATTCGCAAACGGCTGCCGTGATGGCCGAGCGCAACGACCTGCATTATGTCTCTCAGGAAGCGATCTTGCGCATGTCCGATAAGATCGCCACCCGTGAAGCGCTATCAGACACCCCTTACTGTCCCTACTACACCGTCTATGATGGGTCGTGCAAGCTTGCCGATTTCATCGATGATCTTACCCCGCACTTGCCGCTCGTCGTCAAATCCCCGCAATCGACAGGCTCCAAAGACGTGCTGAAAGCGAACACCTCAGACGAACTTCTTGTCCACCTGACGAAGCTCCGCGACAAATATCCGGAGAAGCCGGTGCTGGTTGAAGAATATCTGGACGGACCGCAATATCTGGTCGAAGTGCTTGTCGATGACCGCGGCATTCATCTGGTCGCCGTCATCGAGCAGGAGATCATGAAAAAGCGGCGTTTTATTGTGATCGGCTACATGGTGCTCGCTGAGATGCCGCGCTCCTTAGAAAGATCGCTCACTGAGGCCGTCTCTGAGATCGTGAAGCAGATCGGACTGGAAAAAGGCGCCTGCCATCTTGAACTGCGTCTCGTGCACGGCGAGTGGAAATTGATCGAAATCAACCCCCGCATCTCAGGTGGCGCGATGAATCGGATGATCGAAGTGGCGACCGGCATCAACCTGGTGCAAGAGACGATCCGCCTGATGGTCGGAGAGCGCCCGCGCTTAAAGCGGGAGCACAACCATTACGTCTACACCCACTATCTGACTGTACGGGAGACCGGCTATCTCGAACGCGTCACCGGCAAAAAAAGGGCCGCTCGCCTCGACGGCGTGCGTGAGGTGTTCGTCAAGCCGCGCAAAGGGCAGAAGCTCTATGTACCGGAATCGATGGGGCACCGCTATGCCTATATCATCGCCGTCGGGGACAGCAAAGAAGCAGCCAAAGCAACGGCCAAACGCGCCGGAGATGAGATCAAGTTCTCGCTGACAAGGAAGTGGAGCGGATGA